GGTGGCCTACTGCCTCAACCAGTGGGATAGGCTCGAGGCTTTCCTGCAGGACGGACGGCTGGAGCTTAGCAACAACCGGGCGGAGCGGTCGATCAGGCCGGTCGTGATAGGCCGCCGCAACTGGCTATTCGCCAACACTCCCCGCGGGGCCAAAGCCAGCGCCGTGATCTATAGCATCATTGAAACGGCCAAGGAGAACGGGCTGAACCCCTTCGCCTATCTACGCCATCTGTTCGAGCAGATGCCGAACATTGACCTCGTCGATCCCGCGGCTATCGAGAAGCTGCTGCCCTACTCCAACTCATTGCCTGAGGCCTGCAGAACCAACCGGTAACAACCTGAGCATACCGGCCCCCACTTCATCGAGGTGGGGGCTTCTTGCTGCTTGCCCCCTCAGAAACACAAGCACACATAAGCCCTCGCTGCTAGGTGTGCGCCATTTGACGCTTACTTAGCCCATAGAACCCCCTGAATTTACTGCACTGGGTCCAAGATGGATGCTCTCTGTTTGCTGAGCACGGTCTTCGCTCAGCATCAAAAGGAAAACGCCACTGCTATTGCGAATACTTGGCTGGGTATCGACTACATGGACGGGTGGTAGTAAACATAGCCAGACTATGCGTAGTTCCCTGCGGCCGGAAGAAGATCTGGGACGTGAACGTGAACCCTGAAGCAGGGCCCACGCCGGCCAGGGACGTATATGTAGGCTCATTTGCAGGCACGTGCCGGGATTACGCGGACCGGTTCTTTGAGGATTGGGTAGTACTCTCTGCCAAGTACGGGTTTATGAGGCCGTATGATTCGGCTCCGGCCAACTATGACGTGACGTTCAACCACAGGACGGCAGAGGTCGTCACGTTCTGACAACTCAGGGAGCAGATACGTAGGAAGGGGCTGACTCGATACCAAAGCATCGTGATACTCGGCGGGCGTAACTACGCTGATGTGGTGAGGAAGGCGTTCGGTGAGGGGTGCTCTTATGTGCAACCATTGGCGGGTTGCAGGGGCATCGGTCAGATGATGCAGAGGCTCAGAGGATCGCTCGATTCTGGTAAGGAGATTGATGAAGACGATGGCAGATGAGCTTCATGCTGTAGCTCAAGATGTCGTCAATAGGGCTGACCTTTACGACCGTGCAGCGAAGCGCACTCTCCTGGAACGGTTCATGGCCAGTTACGAGTCATCGTGGTGTACGGCGGCGTCCGAGGGTGAAGTCTTGAGCTGGGAGAGTATGTCCCGCAGACTATGAGCACTTCCTCGAGCCTGTCGGCCTGTTCACGAAACGTGCCGGCAGCATGATCCCTCTGTACATTGGCAAGACACATGATCTCCTTGGACGTTGGAGCACTCATGTCGGCAGCCTCAACGCCGGCAAAGGATCCTACTCCAACTGGAGGAGAACCATTCCTGATGCGAGTGGCAAGACCAGGATGGGGCTATACCTCATGGCGATCCCGCAGTCCGCAGTGAAGGCACCTGCCATACCTGGCTTCCCAACGACGATAGGTAGCCTGGAGTATCAGATAATCAGCCTATCTGGTGACGCCTACCCAGGCGAACTGCTGAACGAAGAAGGGAATCGAAGATGATGGACTTGCATGATTAGCTCATGGACCTCGATGGGCATAGGTTGGTCCCGCTGTTCGACTGTGATGATGACCTAACCGTGAGAGTTAAGTACATGGGGAAGAAACAGAAACCCATTCTCAAGAGGCATCCACTGATGGAGCAAGCGATCATCGAGATCGTTGAGGATGGCTTGAGCGACGATGCCTGGGACGGTCTGATCTACATTATGGGCCGGGGAAACACAGCCGACTTCGTGCCCATCTATGTCGACAAGACCGAGCGTCGGGGGGTTCAGCACTCAGTGAGTGAGAACATCAGGAGAATACGCACAAACAAGCATGAATTTGCTCGTTGGGGCGATGGCTTGGATTACCACATAGGCGACCTGAGTCATGCGGTCTTCGGCTTCAAGGCCTATAGGGCCCCTACTAAGAAATACCGAAGGTGGGCTGACGTTCTGTTCCAACCACCGGTAACCTCGGCAAGACTGAAACGGCCTGTGTCACTGTACCTTGCTCCATGGTTTTCGGACAGCAGAGGCCCATCAGGTTTGGTGTGTTCGGTCGCTGCAGCGGAGAAGGAGATCATCAGCCTCGCTTCTGTGCAGTTCAGTGAGACGCTTATCAATGTGGATGGGGCGTGAAGATGTGACCGGATTCGAGATAACGGCCAAGCGTATGAAGGATGCAACCGCCTTGATGATCAAGAACAGCCAAGAGGAAGGCATATACTGGTATTGGCTCAGCGACAGCAAGGGCAAGCGGCTTAGCAAGAAGAGCGCGAATAAGTTCCTTCTGGCCTGTATACTTGACTATCAGATCCCGTCTGAGCAGGCCTGGGGAAACGCTCGGCGGCTGGCTGAGGACATACTCGGCGACCCTTCAGACCTGTGGAACGCCATTGCCGATTTCTCCGAGGATGAATGGGAGGCCAAGTTCAGGGTGTTCAGGCTGCACAGGTTCCCGGCTGCCCACAAGAGGGTCTGGAGAATCGGTCGGGACATCGTTGCCAACTACGATGGCGATGCGCGCAAGATATGGGCAGGTCAGAGTGTGATGGAGGTTCAGGAACGCTTCGATGAGCTGCACCTTGGAGCGCAGCTGGGCCGCATGGCTATCGGGGCTCTGCTTGACACTGGCCATCTCAAGGGCAACAGCGACGTCAAGGCTGATGTGCACGTAAGGCGGGTTCTGGGACGGATCATGGTGGGCAGGATGCTATCCGCAGATGAGGCAATAGAGCTTACACGCCGGATGTACCCGACAAATCCGTGGTTGCTAGATGGCCAGCTGTACTGGCTAGGCAAGTCAATGTGTGGTGCGCGGGAACCGGATTGTGACGATTGCACGGCATCGAGCATCTGTGCTTACTGCAGGAGCACGAATGACCTGGGATCCTAGGATGGCCAGGCCGCGCGACTGCGAATGATAAGCGCGCGGTGGCATGCTTGCAGTCCATGTCATCTGCGCGTATCGCGCCTATTCTGCGGTGCCGAGAGCTTTTCCTGCTGATGGACAAGACATCGCCTTGAGATGGGAGAGCTATGCATGCCCAGTCGCTTTTCGCGGTCGATGAGGTGAAATCCACTCTAGATTCCATGAGAGCTGGCAAGGTAGAGCTGTGCGCCATGGCATGAACGCCCGGGGAAATGTATGAGTTAGCCTCCCGCTAGCCAGTGGCTCATCGTGTCCTCAAGGCAAAGGGTGCTCCCCGCGTGGAGAGCATCCTTTGCCCTTATTCGTTTTCGAGTTCTTC
This is a stretch of genomic DNA from Clostridia bacterium. It encodes these proteins:
- a CDS encoding transposase, whose product is VAYCLNQWDRLEAFLQDGRLELSNNRAERSIRPVVIGRRNWLFANTPRGAKASAVIYSIIETAKENGLNPFAYLRHLFEQMPNIDLVDPAAIEKLLPYSNSLPEACRTNR